In Trichoderma atroviride chromosome 2, complete sequence, one DNA window encodes the following:
- a CDS encoding uncharacterized protein (EggNog:ENOG41~SECRETED:SignalP(1-22)), whose translation MSPLWMSFRLAVWSITASICAAKVVPALPPLWDLDARSINISRPNSISVASNDSLVQLFSASQVASLSSGCASAMTKPLSCSSLLISPLALYTLNTLTEANLTALCVTKCTKSIASYRENVLSACANDVTSSTPSNGSVPIPGTGLYDDIYNIQGGSIRPVHLADYFLLNYKINCLQDDSDPAKWCYLKAGEENLVLTSSSCDACSLGAVRARIEGFDEYSSEEASAWSSHITTACKTTAAPLSTPKYSVILANNNTIVSGYNPKPTPCSGTSVPVARNASCDDFAKSHSIGTEQLLAINHLQSGCVGFPGNKTSLCIQGSCQTYTVAANDTCESIATRFGLWPLQVRLWNPMLDPQCRDLAHMVGRILCVSNPGGYTTPSVSLPPATTVSTLVIPLPSGSSMAYCDLPTVTTIWTMPPLPTGMVTKYPLANGSIEWNPSVLNGRNYSAWDCVLQQNTSYCGLLYDPANSTTTGSTDADYDFVPPPEGSTPGATTRCLVWYTTVDAVPPSSLIGGITIAQFYAWNPQIGPQCRSLWSHAAQRHQHPNVGAFDQQNGENYNNQGEPPGPTQPGISKNCNKYALAKSGQTCDGFAAANGITTANLYAWNTVLNGACTQ comes from the exons ATGTCGCCGCTTTGGATGTCCTTCCGCTTGGCCGTATGGTCCATCACAGCGTCGATATGCGCAGCCAAGGTGGTGCCAGCCCTGCCGCCGCTCTGGGATCTTGACGCgcgcagcatcaacatctcgCGGCCCAACAGCATCTCTGTCGCCAGCAATGACTCCTTGGTCCAGCTCTTCTCGGCCTCGCAGGTCGCATCGTTGTCCAGCGGCTGCGCCAGCGCAATGACCAAGCCTCTATCTTGCTCCAGCCTCCTCATCAGTCCGCTGGCGCTCTATACTCTCAACACTCTGACGGAGGCGAACCTGACGGCGCTGTGCGTCACGAAATGCACAAAGTCCATTGCCAGCTACCGCGAGAATGTCTTGAGCGCTTGCGCCAACGACGTCACTTCCAGCACGCCCTCCAACGGCTCTGTGCCGATCCCTGGAACGGGGCTCTATGATGATATTTACAATATCCAGGGCGGCTCTATCAGACCAGTACACCTGGCCGACTATTTCTTGCTCAACTACAAGATCAATTGCCTGCAGGACGA TTCGGATCCAGCTAAGTGGTGTTATCTGAAGGCTGGGGAGGAGAATCTCGTCCTCACCAGTTCAAGCTGCGACGCCTGTAGCTTGGGGGCAGTCAGGGCGAGAATCGAGGGCTTTGACGAGTATTCGTCCGAAGAAGCCAGCGCGTGGTCCTCGCATATCACCACTGCGTGTAAGACCACGGCGGCGCCACTCTCCACGCCCAAGTACTCTGTCATTCTTGCGAACAACAA CACTATCGTCTCGGGCTACAACCCCAAGCCCACGCCCTGCTCGGGCACCAGCGTGCCTGTGGCCAGAAACGCGAGCTGCGACGACTTCGCCAAGAGCCACAGCATTGGCAcggagcagctgctggccatcaATCACTTACAGTCGGGCTGCGTTGGCTTTCCGGGCAACAAGACGTCGCTGTGCATCCAGGGCTCGTGCCAGACATACACGGTGGCCGCCAACGATACGTGCGAGAGCATCGCCACCCGCTTCGGCCTCTGGCCGTTGCAAGTGCGCCTGTGGAATCCGATGCTCGACCCTCAGTGCCGGGATCTGGCTCACATGGTCGGCCGTATCCTCTGCGTCAGTAACCCGGGCGGCTACACGACGCCCTCCGTATCGCTGCCGCCCGCCACCACCGTGAGCACGCTTGTGATTCCATTGCCGTCCGGGTCATCAATGGCTTATTGCGATCTGCCGACCGTCACTACCATTTGGACGATGCCCCCGCTGCCGACGGGCATGGTTACCAAGTACCCGCTTGCCAATGGCTCA ATCGAGTGGAATCCGAGCGTGTTGAATGGCAGAAACTACTCCGCGTGGGACTGCGTGCTACAGCAGAATACGTCATATTGCGGCCTCTTGTACGATCCAGCGA ACTCGACAACGACCGGCTCGACAGATGCCGACTACGACTTCGTTCCGCCCCCCGAGGGCTCTACTCCGGGAGCCACAACTCGATGTCTTGTGTGGTACACAACAGTGGATG CTGTTCCTCCATCCTCTCTGATTGGGGGGATCACAATCGCTCAATTCTACGCCTGGAATCCCCAGATAG GACCACAGTGTCGAAGCTTGTGGTCTCACGCAGCC CAACGCCACCAGCACCCTAACGTCGGCGCCTTCGACCAGCAAAACGGCGAAAACTACAACAACCAAGGTGAACCACCTGGGCCCACGCAACCTGGTATCTCAAAAAACTGCAACAAGTATGCCCTCGCCAAGTCAGGTCAGACCTGTGACGGGTTCGCCGCGGCGAACGGCATCACAACTGCGAATCTCt ATGCCTGGAACACTGTCTTGAACGGGGCTTGTACGCAGTAA